The genomic DNA ATGGAATCAAAATCGACTTTAGCGGAAGCGAGTTTGTAGCTCCTCTTACAAGTGCTGCTATCAGCGATGCTTTAGAGATTTTTGACTTTTTAGTTCCTGAGAGCGAGGGTGACAAACACAAAAATATCCAAAATTTGCTAGTCTTAGATGAGATTTTAAACGAACAAAGCGACGAACAAAGCGAGTTTGCAGTGACTTTCTTGTACGCTGATGAAGCTCCAAAAAGCGTTGAGAGCGTATATCTTAAACTTTATCTTTTATCACTTGGCAAGGTAGAGATAAGAGGGATAAACCTAAATGGGGCTTTTGGCGTGCTTCCAAATTTAGCTTGGGATAGTCACGGCACAGCTTATGAGCTTGATTATCTAAGAGAAAATGAAATTTGGCTCAAAATGAAAGGCTGGTATCCAGCTATCGTGAGCGTGGATAAATTCCCTCGCTATCTAAGTCATATCATACCAGCTGACAATACCCGCGTTTTGGATAGTGCAAAGGTGCGAATGGGCGCAGTTTTGGCTGCAGGAACTACTGTAATGCCAGGCGCTGCTTATGTGAATTTCAACTCAGGCACAACTGGATCAGTTATGATAGAAGGCAGAGTTAGTAGCTCTGTAAGCGTAGGCGAGGGCAGTGATGTAGGCGGTGGCGCTAGCATACTTGGTGTGCTTAGCGGGACAAACGGCAATGCCATAAGCGTGGGCAAAAAATGCCTACTTGGAGCTAACTCAGTTACTGGAGTGCCTCTTGGCGATGATTGTATCGTAGATGCTGGCATTGCTATTTTAGAAGGAACTAAAGTATTTATAAGTGAAAAAAATAGAGCCGAACTAGCCAAAATCAATCCTGGGTTTAAATTTGACCGTGAGATTTACAAGGGGCTTGAACTAGCAAATCTAAATGGGCTTCACTATCGCCAAAACAGTCAAAATGGTCAAATCACAGCTTCTATCTCAAAAAGAGCTATCAAGCTAAATGCTGATTTACACTAAGGAGTGATATGTTAGAGGTCAAAAGTTTAACACAAAGATTTGGTCAGCAGCTGCTTTTTGAAGATGTAAATTTGAAGCTCAATGCACATAATCGCTATGGATTAATCGGTGCAAATGGCGCAGGAAAATCAACATTTCTTAAAATTTTAAGTGGCGAGATCGAGCATACTACTGGCGATATAGTCGTAGAAAATGGCAAAAAAATCGGCGTTTTGGGTCAAGATCAATTCGCCTTTGAGAGCTTTAGTATCAAAGACGCTGTTTTATATGGCAACAAACGCCTATATGACGCAGTAAAAGAAAAAGAAAAACTCTATATGAGCGAGGAATTCACTGATGAGATAAATGATCGCTTGAGCCATCTTGAAATCATCAGCGCCGAAGAAGATCCGACTTATGAGTATGAAACTCGCATCGAAAAAATCCTAAGTTCACTTGGTTTTAGCGACTTTGATAAGCTTATGAGTGAGGTGGAAAGCTCTGATAAATTTAAAGTGCTTCTAGCTCAAGTTTTATTCCCAAAACCTGATATTTTGTTTCTTGATGAGCCGACAAACAACCTTGACCTTGACGCCATCGCATGGTTAGAGCATGAGCTAATCAACCACGAAGGAACGCTTGTAGTCATCAGCCACGATAGGCACTTTTTAAACAGAGTTTGTACTCATATTTTAGATGTCGATTTCAAGCAAATCAGAGAGTTTGTAGGCAACTATGACGACTGGTACATCGCTGCAAATCTGATGAGCCGCCAAGCCGAAATGGAGCGAGATAAAAAGCTAAAAGAAAAAGACGAGCTAGAGAAATTCATCGCTAGATTTAGCGCTAATGCGAGCAAGGCTAAGCAAGCCACGAGTAGGGCAAAACAGCTTGAAAAACTCCAAATCAGCGAGATTAAAACATCTAGCCGTAGAGATCCAAGCATATTATTTAGGACAAACCGCGAAATCGGAAATGAGCTAATTGAATTAACAGGCTTAAACAAAAGCTTTGATGATAAAATCATACTAAAAGACTTTAGCTTCAAGATGAATAAAGGCGATAAAGTCGCTATCATCGGTAGCAACGGCGTAGGAAAATCAACGCTTTGTAAAATCATAATGGGCGAAATGCCAGCTGATAGTGGCAAAATCCACGTGGGGGCGACTATTGAGCTTGGATATTTCGCGCAAGATAGCTCAAACAAAATCACTGGAAGCTTGAAGCTTTATGAGTGGCTTCAAGATGCCAAAAACAAAGACCTTGATGAGATAAGAAAATGTCTTGGCAGAATGCTTTTTAGTGGGCTTGAGCAAGAAAAAGAAGCAGGGAGCTTGAGCGGTGGCGAAAAACACAGATTAATGCTATCAAAACTCATGCTTCAAAAAGCAAATTTGCTAGTCCTTGATGAGCCAAACAACCACCTTGATTTGGAGGCTATCATCGCACTTGGTGAGGCGCTTTATAATTTTAGTGGAAGTTGTATCTGCGTAAGCCACGACCGTGAGCTAATCGATGCGTTTGCCAACCGTATTTTGCACTTAAAAGGCAATGGTGAAATAGTCGATTTCAAAGGCACTTATGAAGAGTATCGCCAGACTTACGATATGGAGTAAATTTGGTCTTTATAAATTTGTATTAAATCTGTGCGATTAGCACAGCAACTTTGAAGCTTTTACAGGGGGATTTTGCTTCGTTACACTCGCAACTGCAAGCAGACGGGGATTGTCAAGGGGATAAGGGGTAGTGTCTGCTAAAAAACGCCCCCTTGTCCTCTTGATGAAATATTAAAAACTTTAAATTTTAAAAATCAAATTTACTAAAACACTAAAAGCTTTTCTTTCTTAAGGGGAACAAAGGGAAAACTCTTTTTATCAAACTGCGTTATAGTTCTTTATGCGTAAAGTCGCTTTCAGCAAAGCAAAAAGCTCCACGCTTTACTAAAGCCCCACTTGTGGGGTAACCCCAACTCCCTTAAAATCCCTCGTCTGCTTGCAGTTGCGAGTGTAACGAAGCAAAATCCCCTCTCTCAGAACGTATTAGCTATAAAGGTTGATTGGTTTATTTGAGTTTTGGTTTATTTCTAACTTACAACCTCCACTCAATCCCTACATTACCACTCACACCTTCTTTCTTACCGCTTAATCCTTTGATTCCTAGATCAAGAGTAAGTCTATCACTATTTGTAAGTGGTTTTAGTTTGATACCAGCTTCAATGCTCCCACTACTTCCTTGCATATCAGTAGGATCTATCTCATAGTTATAGCTTAGGTTATATCCTTTTTGTTTAGCATCAAACTCATATTCATAAGCTGCCCCAGTATATAAAGTAGTACTCTCTTTAATCTCATAATTATATCTAGCTCCAAGCTTAGCTATAAAAGAGTTAAATGTATCAAGCCTAAATTTATCATTAGTACTCATATCTACACTATCACTTCCTACTCTAGTATAATATAGCTTTGTATAGATATCTAAATTTGATCTATTATCAAGTTCTATTATATTACCCACTCCAAGAGATAATCCATAATAAGCTCTTTTAGAATCAAAGCTAGCACTTATCTTATTGCTACTATCTCCAAAATCATCACTTTTAAAATCACTCTTAACTTGACCAAATTTAATACTATTATCTATATAGAAGTTATTTACTAGATTAGTCTTACTCATAAGACCAAACCCGAAGTATGAGTTATCTCCACTTCCTTTTATATCTCCACTATCAAAGCTATTAAAGCTATCATACTTACCATATCCAGCTTCAAAGAATGCTGAGTATATAAAGCTATCATTTGCTCTTTTACTAATAGTGGCTATTAGTCCTATCATATTAGAATCTACATAGCTTCCTGTATTACTTTTAATACTACTTGCTCCCATACTTCCACTACTAGCTTCACCAAAACCATTAAAGCTTAAAGAGTTTATAGCATTTAACGCACTATCTACTTGCTCACTACTTGATACAGCACTTAGTGAGCTTGAGATTGCTCCTTCATTTATGGCTTTTTGTTTTTCATTGGCACCAGCTTTTGTGGTGGTGGCGACTAGTTTTTTGTCACTGTCTTCAAGGGCGACACTAAACTCATAAACATTACTAATGCCTTGATAGGCTGTAAATTTATCATTGATATTTAAAGGGGCGTCTATAGTATCATTTAGAGCATTTATAAGAGTAACCTTATCACCAGTCTTTATAGCTAGAGTGTTGCCATCCATTACTCCTATGCCGATTTTGACTTGATTAAGCCTGCTAACATAATTTGAAGCCAAGATTATATCATTTGCTTTAATATTATTTGAAAGATAAAAGTTTACAAACTCGAAGTATCCCACATGTTGTACCGTTATATCTTTTGTTCTTAAATTTAGCGTATTGCCTTTAATTGAGTATTCAAATGTTGTTAGATTGTCTTCAGCTTCTCCACCAAATAATCCAGCACCAACTCCAAATATTGGATTGCCAGATATATTTATAGTATTATTGATAGCCAAGCCTGATTTAGTAACTCCACCATAGACAAAGCTATTTATAGTTCCACCTGAGATATTGATTGTATTTCCAGTGGCATTGCCTGAGCGAAAGGATTTTCCACCATAAATCATTCCATTTATAGTTCCACCAGAAATGTTTATAGTATTTCCTGTGATGTCGCCTAAGCGACTATCTCCACCATAGACAGATTCAATAGTTCCACCAGAGATGTTTATAGTATTTCCAGTGACTGAGCCTGAATCGCTATATCCACCATAGACCAAGTGAATATTTCCGCCAGAAATATTGACTATATTTCCAGTGACTGAGCCTGAATCGCTCTCTCCGCCAAAGACATCATTTACTGCTCCACCAGATATATTTACTGTATTTTCATATACGTTTGTATTATCACTATATCCGCCAAAGACATTATTTACAGCACCACTAGTGCTTTTTACGGTTATGGTATTGTTATTTGTAGAGTTGTTTGGTGCTAGGGCATTACTCAAATTACGTGAGCCAATTGTTATAGTTGTCGGTGCAAAGGTTGTTGGATTAGTAGTGCCACCTACTGGGTCATAAATGAGTGTGTCAGCTAAAGCTGAGCTGACTGCTAAACTAGTGGCTAGAAGTAGGGGGGGGGTAAAGGCTGAGTTCTTAGGCATATTTTTTCCTAATTGTGAATTTATATTGTTTAGCATTATACATTAAATTTATAAGTTAAGATTTAAATTTGGGTAGAAGTTTTGTAAGAAATTGTATTTTTGATTTCAAATACTTTAAAACTCTAATCTAGTGTGGCTTATCCTAAGCCCTTTTAGAGTTTATCAGCATTTTACATTTTTGGCTTTTGCATCTTGGGATTCTCTGAAAAACTCAGCCCTGGAGAGTGGCTTTTCTCCTGGATGATGTTTTTTGAAATGCTCCAAGTAAGTATCATACTTGCGAAGCCCTATAAGTGGATACAGGGCTTCATCGAGCTTTTCGTATGCTTGCCAAACTTTTTGGAGTTTAGCAAATAGCTTCACTATAGTCGCTCGCTTTTTTGTATTCGCTTTCGTTTAGTGGATAAGCTTTTGCATTGCCATCTTTGTAAATTCTCATGCAAATCCTGATTGTCTGAACTGCGACAACAACGACAACTATCATAAATAATCCACATAAAACAGCGTCTATTATGTTGTTTCTGATGACTGCTTCAGCTTTAGCTATGGCAGCTGGATCAGTCATATTGGCTAGTTTGGCTGCTGTGTTTTGTGCAGTGGCGACGTGGCTAACTGCGTCATGAACTCTTTCGCCGTTGGCTGGAAGAAGCTTTTGGAATGCAGCGTACATCGTAGTGACAAGAACCCAAATAAGTGGAACTATAGTCACCCATGAGTATCTTGCTCTTCCCATTTTGAAGATTACGACAGTTGCAAGCATTAGCGCGATGCCAGCTAGCATTTGGTTTGCAGCACCAAATAAAGGCCAAAGTGTATAAATACCACCCATTGGATCAGTTACACCGCTATATAGCAAGTATCCCCAACCAGCCACGCAGATGATAGTAGCCACGATACCCCAAAGCCAGCTTTTTGTATCTGCCATTGGTTTGTAGATGTTGCCAAGTATGTCTTGGATCATGAATCTACCTGTCCTTGTGCCTGCATCAACTGCTGTAAGGATAAATAACGCTTCAAATAAAATAGCGAAGTGATACCAAAACGGCATAGAAGCAGCGCCACCCATAAGCTCAGAAAATAGTATAGCTAGACCCACGGCAAATGTAGGAGCACCACCAGTTCTACTCATCATAGTCTCTTCGCCTACGCTTTTTGCTAAATTTAGTATATCTTCAGGCGAAATGCTAAATCCTAGTTGAGTGATTTTGGCTGCTGCTGCGACAACATCAGTGCCAAGACCGCCGATATTGATAGAAAAATAAAGTCCTGGAGTAAGGATAGTAGCAGTCACAAGAGCCATAACGCCAACAAGGCTTTCCATAAGCATAGAGCCATATCCAATAAATAGAGTTTGACTCTCTTTTTCTACCATTTTTGGAGTTGTTCCACTAGATATTAGAGCGTGGAAACCAGATATTGCACCACAAGCAATAGTGATGAAAAGGAATGGAAATAGTGGCCCTGCAAAAACTGGACCAGTGCCATCTGTAAAGCTAGTAACTGCTGGCATTTGCAAGCTTGGTCCGATGATAACTATCACGATAGCCATGCCAGCTATAACGCCGATTTTAAGGAATGTACTTAGATAATCTCTTGGAGCTAGTAAGAACCAAACTGGCAAGATAGCAGCGATAAAACCATAAGCTATAGTAAGCCAAGCTAGAGTTGTAGCTTTGAGAGAGAATACATCTTTCCAAAACGGATCAGCTGCGACGTAGTGACCGCCCCAAAGTGAGATGATAAGAAGCACAAATCCTATAACAGAAGCTTCTATAACCTTGCCAGGACGTAAATATCTCATGTAAATTCCCATGAAAATCGCAATTGGAATAGTCATAGCTATAGTAAATAATCCCCAAGGAGAATCAGCTAAAGCCTTTACAACAACCATCGCAAGGATAGCAACAATAATAAGCATAATGAAGAAAATACCTATCATAGCAACGCCACCAGTAAATGCACCAAGCTCTTCTTTAATCATCTCACCAAGGCTCTTGCCGTTTCTTCTAACTGACAAAAACAGCACGACGAAGTCATGCACAGCGCCAGCTAAAACAACACCCACCAAAAGCCAAATCATACTTGGCAAATAACCCATTTGAGCTGCCAGTACTGGACCTACTAACGGACCAGCTCCAGCGATAGCTGCGAAGTGGTGACCAAATAATACATATTTATTTGTAGGAGTGTAGTCTTTGCCGTCATTCATTGTATAGGCTGGAGTAGCACGCCTATCGTCTAGCATCAAGACCTTTTGAGCTATGAATCTGCCGTAAAATGTATAACCTATAAGATATATACAAACGCTAGCAAGAACGAGCCAAATAGCACTAATGCTTTCGCCCGTGTGAAGTGCTAAAACT from Campylobacter iguaniorum includes the following:
- a CDS encoding tetrahydrodipicolinate N-succinyltransferase N-terminal domain-containing protein gives rise to the protein MSIKNLDELKKFTDEIRSQNGYKDPLAFAIARVQKGSQNKTINVHYSVVNYKENYGSAAVLAWAIEKNGIKIDFSGSEFVAPLTSAAISDALEIFDFLVPESEGDKHKNIQNLLVLDEILNEQSDEQSEFAVTFLYADEAPKSVESVYLKLYLLSLGKVEIRGINLNGAFGVLPNLAWDSHGTAYELDYLRENEIWLKMKGWYPAIVSVDKFPRYLSHIIPADNTRVLDSAKVRMGAVLAAGTTVMPGAAYVNFNSGTTGSVMIEGRVSSSVSVGEGSDVGGGASILGVLSGTNGNAISVGKKCLLGANSVTGVPLGDDCIVDAGIAILEGTKVFISEKNRAELAKINPGFKFDREIYKGLELANLNGLHYRQNSQNGQITASISKRAIKLNADLH
- the abc-f gene encoding ribosomal protection-like ABC-F family protein produces the protein MLEVKSLTQRFGQQLLFEDVNLKLNAHNRYGLIGANGAGKSTFLKILSGEIEHTTGDIVVENGKKIGVLGQDQFAFESFSIKDAVLYGNKRLYDAVKEKEKLYMSEEFTDEINDRLSHLEIISAEEDPTYEYETRIEKILSSLGFSDFDKLMSEVESSDKFKVLLAQVLFPKPDILFLDEPTNNLDLDAIAWLEHELINHEGTLVVISHDRHFLNRVCTHILDVDFKQIREFVGNYDDWYIAANLMSRQAEMERDKKLKEKDELEKFIARFSANASKAKQATSRAKQLEKLQISEIKTSSRRDPSILFRTNREIGNELIELTGLNKSFDDKIILKDFSFKMNKGDKVAIIGSNGVGKSTLCKIIMGEMPADSGKIHVGATIELGYFAQDSSNKITGSLKLYEWLQDAKNKDLDEIRKCLGRMLFSGLEQEKEAGSLSGGEKHRLMLSKLMLQKANLLVLDEPNNHLDLEAIIALGEALYNFSGSCICVSHDRELIDAFANRILHLKGNGEIVDFKGTYEEYRQTYDME
- a CDS encoding autotransporter outer membrane beta-barrel domain-containing protein, coding for MPKNSAFTPPLLLATSLAVSSALADTLIYDPVGGTTNPTTFAPTTITIGSRNLSNALAPNNSTNNNTITVKSTSGAVNNVFGGYSDNTNVYENTVNISGGAVNDVFGGESDSGSVTGNIVNISGGNIHLVYGGYSDSGSVTGNTINISGGTIESVYGGDSRLGDITGNTINISGGTINGMIYGGKSFRSGNATGNTINISGGTINSFVYGGVTKSGLAINNTINISGNPIFGVGAGLFGGEAEDNLTTFEYSIKGNTLNLRTKDITVQHVGYFEFVNFYLSNNIKANDIILASNYVSRLNQVKIGIGVMDGNTLAIKTGDKVTLINALNDTIDAPLNINDKFTAYQGISNVYEFSVALEDSDKKLVATTTKAGANEKQKAINEGAISSSLSAVSSSEQVDSALNAINSLSFNGFGEASSGSMGASSIKSNTGSYVDSNMIGLIATISKRANDSFIYSAFFEAGYGKYDSFNSFDSGDIKGSGDNSYFGFGLMSKTNLVNNFYIDNSIKFGQVKSDFKSDDFGDSSNKISASFDSKRAYYGLSLGVGNIIELDNRSNLDIYTKLYYTRVGSDSVDMSTNDKFRLDTFNSFIAKLGARYNYEIKESTTLYTGAAYEYEFDAKQKGYNLSYNYEIDPTDMQGSSGSIEAGIKLKPLTNSDRLTLDLGIKGLSGKKEGVSGNVGIEWRL
- the kcuS gene encoding KCU-star family selenoprotein — its product is MKLFAKLQKVWQAYEKLDEALYPLIGLRKYDTYLEHFKKHHPGEKPLSRAEFFRESQDAKAKNVKC
- a CDS encoding carbon starvation CstA family protein, whose product is MVKLYQKLIWLLVSIVGAWAFGVLALHTGESISAIWLVLASVCIYLIGYTFYGRFIAQKVLMLDDRRATPAYTMNDGKDYTPTNKYVLFGHHFAAIAGAGPLVGPVLAAQMGYLPSMIWLLVGVVLAGAVHDFVVLFLSVRRNGKSLGEMIKEELGAFTGGVAMIGIFFIMLIIVAILAMVVVKALADSPWGLFTIAMTIPIAIFMGIYMRYLRPGKVIEASVIGFVLLIISLWGGHYVAADPFWKDVFSLKATTLAWLTIAYGFIAAILPVWFLLAPRDYLSTFLKIGVIAGMAIVIVIIGPSLQMPAVTSFTDGTGPVFAGPLFPFLFITIACGAISGFHALISSGTTPKMVEKESQTLFIGYGSMLMESLVGVMALVTATILTPGLYFSINIGGLGTDVVAAAAKITQLGFSISPEDILNLAKSVGEETMMSRTGGAPTFAVGLAILFSELMGGAASMPFWYHFAILFEALFILTAVDAGTRTGRFMIQDILGNIYKPMADTKSWLWGIVATIICVAGWGYLLYSGVTDPMGGIYTLWPLFGAANQMLAGIALMLATVVIFKMGRARYSWVTIVPLIWVLVTTMYAAFQKLLPANGERVHDAVSHVATAQNTAAKLANMTDPAAIAKAEAVIRNNIIDAVLCGLFMIVVVVVAVQTIRICMRIYKDGNAKAYPLNESEYKKASDYSEAIC